AGGCGGCTCGGGTAGGGGTGCTGCGGCCGGAAcacggcggcgtgggcgaggccgGAGCGGCGCCAGAAGTCGTCGGGCGGCGAGCCGCAGAGCTTGAAGATCTTGTGGATCTGCTCGACCTCGGTGCGGCCCTGCAGGACGGGGCGGCGCGCGTGCATCTCGGCGAAGACGCAGCCGGCGCTCCAGAGGTCGACGGAGGGCTCGTACGCGGTGGCGCCCAGGAGGAGCTCCGGCGGGCGGTACCAGAGCGTGACGACGCGGGTGGtcagcggcgccgccgacggcgcgAAGAGGTTGGCCAGGCCGAAGTCCGCCACCTTGAGCTCGCCACCGCTGCTCACCAGCAGGTTGGCGCACTTGATGTCCCGGTGCATCACCCCCCGCGCGTGGCAGTGCGCCAGCCCCTCCAGCAGCTGCCGCATGTAGCACTTGATCTGCACACATCAATTTGTCACCATCATATCGATCgccatatgtgtgtgtgtgtgtgtgtgtgtgtgtgtgtgttgccgACAATGAGAGAAGCTAGTTAGTACCTGGGGCTCGGAGAAGGAGACGTCGGGGGAGGAGGTGAGGCCGGCGAGGTCGTGGTCGAGGTACTCGAAGACGAGGTagatggcggaggaggagcgggaggtGATGATGCCGTCGAGGCCGACGACGTTGGGGtggccgcggaggcggcggaggatgagGATCTCGCGCGCCATGAACCGCACGCTCTCGGGCTCCACGCTGTCGAACCGCACCTTCTTGAGCGCCACCAGGCGGCCGGTGGCGAGCTCCCGCGCCCGGAACACGCTGCTGTACGTGCCCTGCCCGACCTTCTCCAGCTTCTCGAAGCTCTCCGCGCGGAGCGGCACCCACCCCTGCACGGCCTCGGCGGCCACCGCGCTCAGCCACGACGGccacccggccgccgcctgctcgcccTGCACGCACCGCCGGATGTTGCCCAGCCGCGCcgtcgtcaccgccgccgcggcgttggCATCGGCCTCCCTCccggaccgccgccgctcgtcgtcctcgtcgccggcgccgtcgaacGCCTCCAGCCGCACCGGCCGGCTCCACAGCGACACCGCCGACGCCGACCCCCCCAgctccgccgacgccgacgcgcaCCGGGACACGCTGTAGGAGTAGGACGCCGACGACACGTCGTACGACGGCGAGGACACCGCCCTGGGCCTCGACGCCGCGCACCCCattgccgccgcccgcggcgggCCGAGCACCCGCTTTCTCCTCCCTACAGCTCCACGAAGGCAAGGCAAGGCGGCGACCGACCCCGGAGGCACGGCAGGACGAGGCGGAGGAGCAAGAACACAGGGGAGGGGGTGCtcgcctccctctctctcctctgttCTGGCTCCCCCGGGCGATCACCCTCCTCCCCTGCCTCCACAAGCAATGCGAGCAGCGGCTAAAGATAGCAAGGAAGGAGATGGCAGGCCATGGCCGATTTGCCGCAGCTGCCTTTAATTGGTGCTCAACCAGTCCTCCCCTTTCGCTTTAATTCCTGTGCTGGTCTTGAGCTGGGGAGCAAGTGCAATTCTCAATTCTCATGGGAAGGCCTCCTGCTGGCACCTAAAGCCTAAATATGAGAAGTGACCATGACCATGGTAGAGGATTAGAGATGGGTCTTGGGTTAAGTGCAACAGCTTCTCTATGTCAGAGAGCAAGGAAGAACAGGTGCACCTgattaaataaagaaaaaaatggcagaagtttGTGATAGTGTTTTTGCATGGAGTTTCAGATGGTTTTGTTGTGGAATTGGTAGGGGGGGTTTGAGAGTAAaaagatttaaaaaaaaacattggaCAAAAGAATACAGGTGTGTGGTTGCAGTGGTCAAAGAATACATTTGCTTTGGGGAGGGTACACGGGCAAAGGAATTGATGTGTGTGTGCAAGAACTAACAGGCAATGCAACGTGGTGTCCTGGTCTTGGGCGGGGAAATGTTCATGTGATAAAATTTAAGGCACTAGGGCAGTATGGGCATGCAGTACTAGCCGTTTGTATTTAAAATCCCCAGCCACCTGGTTCTCTCTCTGAACTTTTCTTTAGCTGCTAATACTTTTATTCAGATACTCATAGGTTTAGTGCTGTTTTGTGATGATGTGGTTGATGGAAAGATTAGCACATGAGCAAAGGTGGTTTTGTTTGGGAGGAGCATGACATCAAGTGGTTAGCGAAACAACTATAAACAAGATAAAAGGTGATGATCTAACACTTTGACTGTTTTTTTTCCCACTTTCCCTTTTCTCATTTCTGGAGAAAGGGATATATGCCGGTGCAACAATGGTGATAGTTGATGCCCCACCTCCACCAATCCATTATCATGAGGTTGAGAGGGATGGGTGTGTGGGAGAGGGAATGTTTGACTATTGTGGTTGTGGGCATTTGGTGAGAATTTTTGTGATAGGGACCATTGCTCGGCGCAAAGTTAATGTTAGATCTCAATTCGCTGCTGGAATTATGTTTCGTTCCGCTGCTTACCTTTATTTATTTCCTTGAATCATGAATGTATGCAtctgaggccgtgtttagatgaaacacaaaaaaaatcgatggaatcttgctaatttgaagtactaaataaagtttatttacaatttttttcacagatgggttgtaaatcgcgagacgaatctaatgatattaattaatccatgattagcgggaggttactgtagcatcactgttaaaaatcatggattaagtaggctcattaaattcgtctcgtgatttacagcccatctatgtaaaaaattttataaatagatttcatttagtactccatacatgtgtccaaacattcgatgtgacagttTTTTTTACGGGTTGTAATCTAAACATGCCTGAATTTCGCAAGTACTGATTCTTAGTCGCGGTATAAGTATAACAATGTCAACACCTCCACAGAAAATGAAGAGGTCTGGggaaatttttttttctaaaatttcttGAACCAGTGTTTCAGTATTCAAAATGAGATCTGAAACTTTATGGGAAGCTCACGGTACTACACGAGGCAGTGTGCACGCTCAACTAGGTGTGAATTGTGATGAATGCATTGCAAGGACAGTGCTTGCACATTGCATGGTTGGTTAGCTAGCCAGGCAGTTCATCtttaggccccgtttgggagggcttcaccggcggcttcacgagcggcttcaggtgaagccctcccaaatgTTTGTTTCAGGATcggcttcacgtgtgaagccggtTCTAAAGCTGTCGGCGGCTTACACAGTcaaggtgaagccatgaaatcgtggcttcacgcggcttacacatcaatctaacaagtgaagctgttttaccaaacattttccaaaacggctccaactccaccagaaaagccgctccatctgaggagccagagccggagctgtttttggaagagccgaagccctgccaaacagggcctCATTCTTCTGTAGAAAAGGAATTTATTCGGCCTTGACTGCCATTTACCATCTTGTCCCTGCTCCATGCTTCCCAAAAAGGTACAAAGTAAATGGCTCCATTTGTCGCATATACATAGGGGCGTACTCTACATAGGACTAGACTGTGACTGATCCAAGCAAAATTTCTCACAGataaaaagagaggaaaaaaagttgaagaaaaGAGACAGGGGAAACTCAGCAAGGAAAAAGTCCACTCATTGCAGCTAGTGGTTGGGCAATCCTTTTGAGGTCTCCTCTTTTGTGGTTTGTGTTATGTGCCTGCTGTTCTTACTCTAAGGCCTTCTCCAACAACTGTAGCTATGAGATAGCGGACGTGGAGGAGAGAGACACCGGCACAGTACCATCAGGTGCTTGGATCAGCGTGCCTGTGAGAGAGGAAATCATCGGAGATCGTGCGAGATAGCGCGGACAGAAGCGCTAGCGCCGCCTGTTCATCCATTAAAAAATGCTATAAGCTGGCTTCGAGCCGACCATTGGAGGCGGCCTAAGCACAATGGTTTTTTTAGCAGCGGGGCTAATGAACAGAGACTGACAGATGGACCTGGATAAGTTGCACCTGGTGGGGTCCAAGTGTCTGTCACTCTGTGTAAAGGAATTCCTGTAGCAGTGCTCTTTCTGCAATGTTGATCCATGGGCAATGGCATGGGGAGATAGGATCATAGGATGATCTTTTCTGCTTTGTG
The nucleotide sequence above comes from Panicum virgatum strain AP13 chromosome 3K, P.virgatum_v5, whole genome shotgun sequence. Encoded proteins:
- the LOC120699886 gene encoding probable serine/threonine-protein kinase At1g54610; the protein is MGCAASRPRAVSSPSYDVSSASYSYSVSRCASASAELGGSASAVSLWSRPVRLEAFDGAGDEDDERRRSGREADANAAAAVTTARLGNIRRCVQGEQAAAGWPSWLSAVAAEAVQGWVPLRAESFEKLEKVGQGTYSSVFRARELATGRLVALKKVRFDSVEPESVRFMAREILILRRLRGHPNVVGLDGIITSRSSSAIYLVFEYLDHDLAGLTSSPDVSFSEPQIKCYMRQLLEGLAHCHARGVMHRDIKCANLLVSSGGELKVADFGLANLFAPSAAPLTTRVVTLWYRPPELLLGATAYEPSVDLWSAGCVFAEMHARRPVLQGRTEVEQIHKIFKLCGSPPDDFWRRSGLAHAAVFRPQHPYPSRLREAFAGCMPDHAFRLLATLLSLDPAGRGTAAAALDAEYFATAPYACDPASLPKYAPNKEMGAKFREESRRRSNARSHAGEAARRPARGHKSMQLQDANQSHVHAEESLPPVVAGGGGAAAARNDGESRLFVDLEPVPAISKRHGDADADGGDAAPCARTVSSSFKEAPRVADRLPLSGPVQLAASTGFAWAKKPRPDATAAAAVTKRSGSKGAGANNNVGGDAARTSAAAATATTAAPYEVEKQEIIKQWAQVADAFSASEAYNSRFRQTLDAKQLKNGKKYKGKVDRVDFSGPLLSQPRRIDEFLQNHEQHIRRAGRRSWFKRGSKKEHH